CCACGGAGCAAACACAAGAATACACTCGAAAAGAGAAGTATTCACAAACAGCCTTTTCGCATTTATCTCAACAATCGCCGCCACGATACTTCTACTATCTCCATTCATATTCCTATCTATGAACAATGCATCAATCCTAACATTCATAATCGGAACAATAATGGCATTTTTTCTAGGAAGCTACATAGGCAAAATAAGCCGTGAAAACCCCTACAAAATAGGGATAAAATATGCTTTACTCGCCGTTTTAGGAGCCATAATCTCTCATCTCATAGCGGATTGCATCCAATTCTTAATCTAAAAGGATTGTGTTACAGCATTTATTTTCACTGCCAATCATTTGCCTCATTGATCGTAAGAAAGCTGTCGGGCGTGTGTTGGAAGTTAATACAGTAAACGAAGGAAGTTGGAGTCCTCCTAAATGGATGTATCGAAATAGACGACTC
This is a stretch of genomic DNA from Candidatus Bathyarchaeota archaeon. It encodes these proteins:
- a CDS encoding VIT1/CCC1 transporter family protein, which produces MTRNLPEESYRLEGIAFGLADGLIMCLGLIIGVAEATSQTHLVIITGIIGGFSNAFGNSIGFFMSQSAERALQIRETTDHGANTRIHSKREVFTNSLFAFISTIAATILLLSPFIFLSMNNASILTFIIGTIMAFFLGSYIGKISRENPYKIGIKYALLAVLGAIISHLIADCIQFLI